A section of the Marinimicrobium koreense genome encodes:
- a CDS encoding OmpA family protein: MTQRPNHQNPLAPRPNHDVEHEEHWVSVSDLMGGLMMVFLLIAVVYMVQLEIESRKIRDVAVLYDRLKTQLYDDLQEEFGDDLPRWGAELNRDLSLRFYDTEVLFPQGEDTLRPAFEAILSDFFPRYLAIITSPKYRDDILEVRIEGHTSSDWGNLPEREAYIRNMALSQARTRTTLAYLLSLPDVESERAWIKAHLTANGLSSSKVVTRNGQEDEIRSRRVEFRLRTDAESRIEGLLSEERS, encoded by the coding sequence ATGACTCAGCGTCCCAATCATCAAAATCCGCTCGCACCCCGGCCCAACCATGATGTAGAGCACGAGGAGCACTGGGTCTCCGTCAGTGATCTGATGGGGGGCCTGATGATGGTGTTCCTTTTGATTGCCGTGGTCTACATGGTTCAGCTCGAGATCGAAAGCCGTAAAATTCGCGATGTGGCGGTGCTCTACGATCGTCTGAAAACCCAGCTGTACGACGATCTTCAGGAGGAGTTTGGAGACGACCTGCCGCGCTGGGGAGCCGAACTCAATCGGGATCTCAGCCTGCGCTTTTACGACACCGAAGTACTCTTTCCCCAGGGGGAAGACACCCTGCGTCCCGCATTTGAGGCGATATTGTCCGATTTCTTCCCGCGCTACCTGGCGATCATCACCTCCCCCAAATACCGGGACGACATTCTCGAGGTGCGGATTGAAGGCCACACCTCCAGCGACTGGGGCAATCTGCCGGAGCGGGAGGCTTATATTCGCAACATGGCGCTGTCCCAGGCTCGAACCCGCACTACCCTGGCTTACCTGCTAAGCCTGCCGGACGTGGAGTCGGAGCGAGCCTGGATCAAGGCGCACTTGACCGCCAATGGACTGTCCTCCTCCAAGGTGGTGACCCGAAACGGCCAGGAGGACGAGATCCGCTCCCGTCGGGTTGAGTTCCGGCTGCGTACCGATGCGGAATCCCGTATTGAAGGGTTGCT